AGAAAGACACTTTAGAGACAGACAATTCCATAACACATTCTCAGGTGTGATCTACAGCTTTCACTGAGACCTCTAATGGCTCAATCCTCAGAGGATACTGCTTACAGCCAACCCAGAAATAGGGGAAGACCCTCTCAGAAAAGGTGTGTTTGAAAGTGTAGATCTGCGTGTTGTCAGCTGGGTCAGAGAAGCACACTCTCCCCTTCTCCCAGTCTAGCTGCACTCTGATCCTCTGAGGGCTCTTCTTCAGATTGAGTCGCGTCAGGGGTGAGGTCCCTGCAAAGTACATCTTGTGGTAAAAGTACACGGACAGGTATCCATTCTTCAGTACGGAGGAGACCTTGTCTTTCCTCTGGATGGACTCTTTGGCTACACCGAGGACCCAGGCACTGTTCTCTCCAACCTCCACGTCCCAGACATGCTTTCCTGAGCTGAAGCCCTCAGAGCCCAGTACGCCTGTGTCAGGGTCAAACCTCTCAGGGTTGTCTGGAAGCTTCTGTTTGTCATCGCTGTCCCTCACACTGGTGAGGTCATCAGACAGCAGGAGCCAGGGGGCAGCCGTGTTGGGGTCCAGAGTCACTGGCGCTGAGGAGAAAGTACAGCCAGTTACCATGATGTAGTGGTTCTCACCACTAATTGCTGTGTCAATACACATTAAGAAGCACTTTAATTGCTTAAAAAGTTAACGTTTTAGTCTATCATGTAACGAAATAGACTAGTCTTGACACCGAGTGATGTTCAACACACTCTGCAGttagtactcactgtatttaacaatcccttgCATCTTCTCCCACACTTTGTATTGAAGTGAGCCCAGGTACTTGGCCACATCGATGAGTGCTCCCAGGACCATAACTGGGTCCTGCAGTGTGCTAGACTGAGCACTATACAGCCAGAAAAAGTAGGAGTTAGTACTCATCATGTAATGGTCTGTAGACAGTGAAACCACCAGGGGTTGTAATGTACTCACCTTCTCACTGTCTGCTTGCATTTCTGGAGAAAAAACATATCCTCCAAAGCCATCTCCTCCTCCACGGCTCTGATTGTGTCAGAGAGGGAGGCCAGGGTTCTGTCCATCTCCCTCATACTCTGCCTCAACATCTCACtcttactctcctcctcctctttcagagCTGCAAGCCTAGCAGCCTCTTCAGCTTGGAGGAAATGGTGGAGCGTCTCAAACTCCTCATGAATCCTCTTTGCCACAAACCGGGCCTGGATCTGAAATGAGACCTTTGTTAGGATTGTGTGTTAACATATGAGAGATTTTGATTTCATACTATGACCAACCACCAACATTACCTGAATGTGTGTCACTGTATTTTCATAGTTTTGCTTCATTTTGTCAAAAGCTTCCCTCTTCACTTGCAAACAAGTAAGCACAGACTTCATCTCCTCCTACAAAGAACATTAAAAAGACAATTGGACtaagaataaacaaaacatatcaGTTCTTCAAAAGGCAAACAGTTGCAGAAGGCATAAAACAGATTAGCTCAAACTCCCAGCATTTTCCCCATTACCTTCATGTTCACCTCTGAACTCATAAAATGCTATCTAGAGAACTCAATTTATATTTATAGGGCTGCCTATCACAACACCAGATTACCTTCATGTCGCCTATAGCCTCTCCCACCGGGCAGCACTCATGGTTTTTATGTTTCCTGGAGGTGTGACAGACCACACAGATGGG
This is a stretch of genomic DNA from Salvelinus alpinus chromosome 11, SLU_Salpinus.1, whole genome shotgun sequence. It encodes these proteins:
- the LOC139533899 gene encoding zinc-binding protein A33-like, which gives rise to MAARFSLPEEDLCCSVCCDIFRDPVVLKCSHSFCAACLQQYWSGKGSARDCPLCRREFVDEPVASLTLKNLCDSYIQESGALGPTGELCEPGELCSLHGERLKLFCLQDKEPICVVCHTSRKHKNHECCPVGEAIGDMKEEMKSVLTCLQVKREAFDKMKQNYENTVTHIQIQARFVAKRIHEEFETLHHFLQAEEAARLAALKEEEESKSEMLRQSMREMDRTLASLSDTIRAVEEEMALEDMFFLQKCKQTVRSAQSSTLQDPVMVLGALIDVAKYLGSLQYKVWEKMQGIVKYTPVTLDPNTAAPWLLLSDDLTSVRDSDDKQKLPDNPERFDPDTGVLGSEGFSSGKHVWDVEVGENSAWVLGVAKESIQRKDKVSSVLKNGYLSVYFYHKMYFAGTSPLTRLNLKKSPQRIRVQLDWEKGRVCFSDPADNTQIYTFKHTFSERVFPYFWVGCKQYPLRIEPLEVSVKAVDHT